In Amycolatopsis coloradensis, one genomic interval encodes:
- a CDS encoding peptidase: protein MKRTASRTGILAALVGLAVTGLTAVASPAHAGPVHHEAAVDAQAVAAYWTPERMRSAVPIEQLVQAPAFTPKDVAKGKSTIIQSIPNGGGAWTGAGKVVQTAGRVFFTMGGRNASCSGDAVTSTNGSVVITAGHCVKYQGAWHTNWTFAPGYNNGNTPYGTWAAKSTLTTPQWEASEDMNYDIGAAVVNPLNGQKLTDVVGAQGIAFNQSRNQSMYTFGYPAAAPYDGSKLIYCSGSTFTDFLLTKDHGMSCNMTGGSSGGPWFLNFSEATGAGVQVSVNSFGYNFLPGYMFGPYFGTDAQNLYNKAQAA from the coding sequence ATGAAGAGGACGGCTTCCCGGACGGGGATCCTGGCGGCGCTCGTCGGGCTGGCGGTGACGGGGCTGACAGCCGTCGCGAGTCCCGCTCACGCCGGACCGGTCCATCACGAGGCGGCGGTCGACGCGCAGGCGGTGGCGGCCTACTGGACGCCCGAGCGGATGCGGTCGGCGGTGCCGATCGAACAGCTGGTCCAGGCGCCCGCTTTCACCCCGAAGGACGTCGCGAAGGGCAAGAGCACGATCATCCAGAGCATTCCCAACGGTGGCGGCGCGTGGACCGGGGCGGGCAAGGTCGTCCAGACCGCGGGCCGGGTGTTCTTCACCATGGGCGGGCGGAACGCGTCGTGCTCCGGTGACGCGGTCACCAGCACGAACGGCAGTGTCGTGATCACCGCCGGGCACTGCGTGAAGTACCAGGGCGCCTGGCACACGAACTGGACCTTCGCGCCCGGCTACAACAACGGCAACACGCCTTACGGCACCTGGGCCGCGAAGAGCACGCTGACCACTCCGCAGTGGGAAGCGAGCGAGGACATGAACTACGACATCGGCGCGGCCGTGGTCAATCCGCTCAACGGGCAGAAGCTGACCGACGTCGTCGGCGCGCAGGGGATCGCGTTCAACCAGTCGCGCAACCAGTCGATGTACACGTTCGGGTATCCGGCGGCGGCGCCGTACGACGGCTCGAAACTGATCTACTGCAGCGGCAGCACCTTCACCGACTTCCTGCTCACCAAGGACCACGGCATGAGCTGCAACATGACCGGCGGTTCGAGCGGCGGTCCGTGGTTCCTCAACTTCAGTGAGGCGACCGGCGCGGGTGTCCAGGTCTCGGTGAACAGCTTCGGCTACAACTTCCTGCCGGGTTACATGTTCGGCCCGTACTTCGGCACGGACGCGCAGAACCTCTACAACAAGGCGCAGGCCGCCTGA
- a CDS encoding class II 3-deoxy-7-phosphoheptulonate synthase, producing the protein MNWTVDVPVDTLPELPPLPPELRDRLDDALSRPAAQQPEWPDAELTKRVRGVLESVPPITVPAEIDRLSDRLAMVARGEAFLLQGGDCAETFESNTEPHIRANLRTLLQMAVVLTYGASLPVVKVGRIAGQYAKPRSASTDALGLPVYRGDIINSLVAKPELRVPDPGRMIRAYANAGAAMNLVRALTGAGMADLHQVHDWNKDFVKSSPASERYEALASEIDRGLRFMSACGVTDTSLQSTEIFASHEALLLDYERSMLRMDRADAANPKLYNLSSHFLWVGERTRQLDGAHIAFAELLANPIGLKIGPTTTPEQAVEYVRRLDPRNEPGRLTLIARMGNAKVREVLPAIVEKVEASGHKVIWQCDPMHGNTHESSTGYKTRHFDRIVDEVQGFFEVHRKLGTYPGGIHVELTGEDVTECLGGAQEISDLDLSGRYETACDPRLNTQQSLELAFLVAEMLRG; encoded by the coding sequence GTGAACTGGACAGTGGACGTTCCCGTCGACACGCTCCCCGAACTGCCTCCTCTGCCTCCCGAGCTGCGTGATCGGCTCGACGACGCGCTTTCCCGGCCCGCGGCGCAGCAGCCCGAATGGCCGGACGCCGAGCTGACGAAGCGTGTGCGTGGCGTGCTGGAGAGCGTGCCGCCGATCACGGTTCCCGCCGAGATCGACCGCCTCTCCGACCGGCTCGCCATGGTCGCCCGCGGCGAGGCGTTCCTGCTCCAGGGCGGTGACTGCGCGGAGACGTTCGAATCGAACACCGAACCGCACATCCGCGCCAACCTGCGCACCCTGCTGCAGATGGCCGTCGTCCTCACGTACGGCGCCAGCCTGCCGGTGGTGAAGGTCGGCCGGATCGCGGGCCAGTACGCGAAGCCGCGTTCGGCGTCCACCGACGCGCTCGGCCTGCCGGTGTACCGCGGCGACATCATCAACTCGCTCGTCGCCAAGCCCGAACTCCGCGTGCCCGACCCGGGCCGGATGATCCGCGCCTACGCGAACGCGGGCGCCGCGATGAACCTCGTCCGCGCGCTCACCGGCGCCGGCATGGCGGACTTGCACCAGGTGCACGACTGGAACAAGGACTTCGTGAAGTCCTCGCCCGCCAGCGAGCGCTACGAGGCACTGGCCTCGGAGATCGACCGCGGCCTGCGGTTCATGTCGGCCTGCGGCGTCACGGACACCTCGCTCCAGTCCACCGAGATCTTCGCCAGCCACGAGGCGCTGCTCCTGGACTACGAGCGCTCGATGCTGCGGATGGACCGCGCGGACGCGGCGAACCCCAAGCTGTACAACCTGTCGTCGCACTTCCTGTGGGTGGGCGAGCGGACCAGGCAGCTCGACGGCGCGCACATCGCCTTCGCCGAACTGCTGGCCAACCCGATCGGGCTCAAGATCGGCCCGACGACCACGCCGGAGCAGGCCGTCGAGTACGTCCGCCGCCTCGACCCGCGCAACGAGCCCGGCCGGCTGACGCTGATCGCCCGGATGGGCAACGCCAAGGTCCGCGAGGTGCTGCCCGCGATCGTCGAGAAGGTCGAGGCGTCCGGGCACAAGGTCATCTGGCAGTGCGACCCGATGCACGGCAACACGCACGAGTCTTCGACCGGCTACAAGACCCGGCACTTCGACCGGATCGTGGACGAGGTGCAGGGCTTCTTCGAGGTGCACCGCAAGCTCGGCACCTACCCGGGCGGCATCCACGTCGAGCTGACCGGTGAGGATGTCACCGAATGCCTCGGCGGCGCTCAGGAGATCTCGGATCTGGACCTTTCGGGCCGGTACGAGACCGCGTGCGACCCGCGCCTGAACACGCAGCAGTCGCTGGAGCTGGCGTTCCTGGTCGCGGAGATGCTGCGCGGCTGA
- a CDS encoding wax ester/triacylglycerol synthase family O-acyltransferase translates to MHMGAVVTFRPHGQVHARKLTALLAERAARLPKLRQRPRTALFPPGAATWAEDPDFVASEHISHHHLSSLYEPDPLSAYASRWMGRPLDTGKPLWDLHLVTGLPDGEFALLLKLHHALTDGAGAYAVAVGLLDELPRAPRRPHGGSGPPAPRSPVDAVKEAVGSTLTQAGIASSVVRATRSPLSPISAPPSTERRLGLVRLDTAEIRRIRRAHGGTANDVVLAILSGALRDWMINRGQRADDRTLRALIPVSVRGRSAEQLGGNKLSGYLCDLPVGLDDPVERLLAVQREMSRNKAAGPARGAGAFPLLADRMPPMLHRLGSKAAGLAAPLLFDLVITTVPVPPNRLTLDGTKVAGVYPFVPLAPRQAIGIAVATYRDSVHIGLQANGAAVSDMGSLRDGVLKSAARLLDTA, encoded by the coding sequence ATGCACATGGGCGCGGTGGTCACCTTCCGGCCGCACGGGCAGGTGCACGCGCGTAAGCTGACCGCGCTGCTGGCCGAGCGGGCCGCACGGCTCCCGAAGCTGCGCCAGCGCCCCCGCACCGCGCTGTTCCCGCCCGGCGCCGCCACCTGGGCCGAGGACCCGGATTTCGTTGCCAGTGAACATATTTCACATCATCACCTGAGTTCCCTGTACGAACCGGACCCGCTCTCCGCCTACGCCTCGCGCTGGATGGGGCGGCCGCTCGACACCGGAAAACCCTTGTGGGACTTGCATCTCGTCACCGGCCTGCCGGACGGCGAGTTCGCGTTGCTGCTGAAACTGCACCACGCGCTCACCGACGGGGCGGGCGCGTACGCCGTCGCCGTGGGCCTGCTCGACGAACTCCCCCGCGCGCCGAGGCGTCCGCACGGCGGGTCCGGGCCGCCCGCACCTCGGTCCCCTGTGGACGCTGTCAAGGAAGCCGTCGGCTCGACGCTGACCCAGGCCGGGATCGCGTCTTCGGTCGTCCGCGCGACCCGTTCGCCGCTGTCGCCGATCAGCGCGCCGCCGTCGACCGAACGACGGCTCGGCCTCGTCCGGCTGGACACCGCCGAGATCCGGCGGATCCGCCGGGCCCACGGCGGGACCGCCAACGACGTCGTGCTGGCGATCCTCAGCGGCGCGCTGCGCGACTGGATGATCAACCGCGGCCAGCGCGCCGACGACCGGACGCTGCGGGCGCTCATCCCGGTCAGCGTCCGCGGGCGCTCCGCCGAGCAACTCGGCGGGAACAAGCTGTCCGGCTATCTCTGCGACCTGCCGGTCGGCCTCGACGATCCGGTGGAGCGGCTGCTGGCCGTCCAACGCGAAATGAGCCGGAACAAGGCGGCGGGCCCGGCACGGGGCGCGGGCGCGTTCCCGCTGCTCGCCGACCGGATGCCGCCGATGCTGCACCGGCTCGGTTCGAAGGCCGCCGGCCTGGCCGCGCCACTGCTGTTCGACCTCGTGATCACCACGGTGCCGGTGCCGCCCAATCGGCTCACCCTCGACGGGACGAAGGTCGCCGGCGTGTACCCGTTCGTGCCGCTGGCACCGCGGCAGGCGATCGGGATCGCGGTGGCGACCTATCGCGACTCGGTCCACATCGGACTTCAGGCGAACGGGGCCGCGGTCTCGGACATGGGTTCGCTGCGAGACGGGGTACTCAAGTCGGCAGCGCGACTGCTGGACACCGCCTAG
- a CDS encoding DinB family protein produces MTDEPKRPEPPLTGDERTQLNGFLDFLRATVVWKCSGLTDEQARRPLVPSELTTVAGLLGHLTLVEQYWFNVVLNGQEDVWKEALEADPDAEFRVAMQTPIEQLIAAYEAECERSRKIVAAMGLDDEVPFRGDRKVNVRFVVTHMIEETGRHAGHLDLLRELTDGLTGE; encoded by the coding sequence ATGACCGACGAACCGAAGCGCCCCGAACCGCCGCTCACCGGCGACGAGCGCACGCAGCTGAACGGCTTCCTCGACTTCCTCCGCGCCACTGTCGTGTGGAAGTGCTCCGGCCTCACCGACGAGCAGGCCCGCCGTCCGCTCGTGCCCAGCGAACTGACCACTGTGGCCGGCCTGCTCGGGCATCTGACCCTCGTCGAGCAGTACTGGTTCAACGTCGTGCTCAACGGGCAGGAGGACGTCTGGAAGGAGGCGCTGGAGGCCGATCCGGACGCCGAGTTCCGGGTCGCCATGCAGACCCCGATCGAGCAGCTGATCGCCGCCTACGAGGCCGAGTGCGAGCGGAGCCGCAAGATCGTCGCCGCGATGGGGCTGGACGACGAGGTCCCCTTCCGCGGCGATCGCAAGGTCAACGTCCGGTTCGTGGTCACGCATATGATCGAGGAGACCGGCAGGCACGCCGGCCACCTCGACCTGTTGCGTGAGCTGACCGACGGTCTCACCGGGGAGTGA
- a CDS encoding DUF1295 domain-containing protein, which translates to MPLGGTLAVTAGATLVAFVVTFGIARWRKRYDTVDTLWGPGFALVALVAAPLGDGAVALRVVTALLTAIWGVRLGVHLHLRNHKLPEDPRYVRMAENAGENPALKLFVRVYLVQAVVLWFVSLPVQFAMYGDTFGVTAWLGVALWLVGFGFETIGDEQLRRFKADPATKGKVLDSGLWRYTRHPNYFGDACVWWGLYLLACTSWVGAATILSPIAMTYTLAKGTGKPLLEKGLRRSRPGYAAYVERTSGFFPLPPRRVTPR; encoded by the coding sequence ATGCCCCTTGGCGGGACACTCGCGGTCACGGCGGGCGCGACCCTCGTGGCCTTCGTCGTCACCTTCGGGATCGCGCGGTGGCGCAAGCGCTATGACACCGTCGACACGCTGTGGGGGCCGGGCTTCGCGCTCGTCGCGCTGGTCGCGGCCCCGCTCGGGGACGGGGCGGTCGCGCTGCGCGTGGTCACCGCGCTGCTGACCGCGATCTGGGGTGTGCGCCTCGGCGTCCACCTCCACCTGCGCAACCACAAGCTGCCCGAAGACCCGCGCTACGTGCGGATGGCGGAGAACGCCGGGGAGAATCCGGCGCTCAAGCTGTTCGTCCGCGTGTACCTGGTCCAGGCGGTGGTGCTCTGGTTCGTCTCGCTGCCGGTCCAGTTCGCGATGTACGGCGACACCTTCGGGGTGACGGCGTGGCTCGGTGTCGCGCTGTGGCTGGTCGGCTTCGGGTTCGAGACGATCGGCGACGAACAGCTGCGGCGCTTCAAGGCCGACCCGGCCACCAAGGGGAAGGTCCTCGACAGCGGGCTGTGGCGCTACACCCGGCATCCGAACTACTTCGGCGACGCGTGCGTGTGGTGGGGCCTGTACCTGCTGGCCTGTACGAGCTGGGTGGGGGCGGCGACGATCCTGTCACCGATCGCGATGACGTACACGCTGGCCAAGGGAACCGGAAAACCTCTGCTGGAGAAGGGTTTGCGGCGTTCCCGGCCGGGATACGCGGCGTACGTCGAGCGGACCAGCGGGTTCTTCCCACTGCCCCCGCGCCGCGTCACTCCCCGGTGA
- a CDS encoding cyclopropane-fatty-acyl-phospholipid synthase family protein, producing the protein MPNSPASRLVPFAERLLGGSLPVGLRTWDGVRAGPPDAPTVVLRNRRALRRLLYAPGELGLARAYVSGDLDVEGDLADGFRRIWALTRSGAVRGAKLGPREWAEALRIAVGLGVAGPPPKPPAEEARLSGKLHTLLRDKSAIAHHYDLGNAFYQLLLDESMAYSTGYWTSDEHGYGVEQAQWDKLELICRKLGLRPGMRLLDVGCGWGSLLVHAAKHHGVQAVGITLSAEQRQHVRGRLAQHDLEERVEVRRQDYRELTDEPFDAVASIEMGEHVGEENYPEYTRTLYRMLKPTGRLVLQQMSRGAVAPGGGAFIERYIAPDMTMRPLSRTLGHLETAGFEIRDVHALREHYVRTVRAWERTLEDNWDDVVALIGEPGARVWRLYLVGGALAFEENRMGVDQILAVRSSDEGLSAMPTTREWS; encoded by the coding sequence ATGCCGAACAGTCCCGCGTCCCGCCTAGTCCCGTTCGCCGAGCGGCTCCTCGGCGGCTCCCTGCCGGTCGGTCTGCGTACCTGGGATGGCGTACGTGCCGGTCCGCCGGATGCGCCGACCGTGGTACTCCGCAACCGGCGTGCCCTGCGCCGTCTCCTCTACGCCCCCGGCGAATTGGGCCTGGCCAGGGCCTACGTCTCCGGTGATCTCGATGTCGAAGGCGACCTCGCCGACGGATTCCGCCGGATCTGGGCGCTGACCCGATCGGGTGCCGTGCGTGGCGCGAAGCTCGGTCCGCGCGAATGGGCGGAGGCGCTGCGGATCGCGGTGGGTCTCGGCGTCGCCGGGCCGCCGCCCAAACCGCCCGCCGAAGAGGCCCGGCTGTCCGGGAAGCTGCACACACTGCTCCGCGACAAGTCGGCCATCGCGCACCACTACGACCTCGGCAACGCCTTCTACCAGCTGCTGCTCGACGAATCGATGGCCTACTCGACCGGGTACTGGACCTCCGACGAGCACGGATACGGCGTCGAGCAGGCACAGTGGGACAAACTCGAGCTGATCTGCCGGAAGCTCGGCCTGCGGCCCGGGATGCGGCTGCTCGACGTCGGCTGCGGCTGGGGCTCGCTGCTGGTGCACGCCGCGAAGCACCACGGCGTCCAGGCCGTCGGGATCACGCTCTCGGCGGAGCAACGGCAACACGTCCGCGGGCGCCTCGCCCAGCACGACCTGGAGGAACGGGTCGAGGTCCGGCGGCAGGACTATCGCGAGCTGACCGACGAGCCGTTCGACGCGGTCGCCTCCATCGAGATGGGTGAACACGTCGGCGAGGAGAACTACCCCGAGTACACGCGGACGCTGTACCGGATGCTCAAGCCCACCGGACGGCTGGTCCTGCAGCAGATGTCCCGCGGCGCGGTGGCCCCCGGTGGCGGCGCGTTCATCGAGCGCTACATCGCCCCCGACATGACGATGCGGCCGCTGAGCCGCACGCTCGGGCATCTGGAGACCGCCGGGTTCGAGATCCGCGACGTCCACGCGCTGCGCGAGCACTACGTGCGCACGGTCCGGGCGTGGGAGCGGACGCTCGAGGACAACTGGGACGACGTCGTGGCGCTGATCGGTGAACCCGGCGCGCGGGTCTGGCGGCTCTACCTGGTCGGCGGGGCGCTCGCGTTCGAGGAGAACCGGATGGGCGTGGACCAGATCCTCGCGGTCCGTTCGTCGGACGAGGGCTTGAGCGCGATGCCCACCACCCGGGAGTGGTCCTGA
- a CDS encoding NAD(P)/FAD-dependent oxidoreductase, which translates to MPHVHTKGQRIGVIGSGVAGLTAAYLLQRRYEVLLFEADDRLGGHAHTHDVPSAHGGTVGVDSGFIVHNERTYPNLLRLFAELGVATRDTEMSMSIRCDGCGLEYAGAKGLKGLFAQPRNVARGSYLRMLADVKRFHRHAKRVLEAPEAGDVTLGAFLAIGGYTKYFVDHFMLPVVSTVWSADRTDTLKYPARYLFEFLRNHGMLSVGGSPRWRTVVGGSREYVELAAKQLTAVHLSTPVRSVERTARGIEVRDDADTRHRLDKVVVATHADQALKVLASPTEAEREILGAFRYSSNEAWLHTDTGVLPTADSARAGWNYATPFCGAGHGAVQVSYDMNRLMRLDEPTGYVVTLNPGTEPEAGSVLAKMTYEHPVYTPESVAAQRRLPELDDDTVAFAGAYHGWGFHEDGCASGVRAAENFGVRW; encoded by the coding sequence ATGCCTCATGTGCACACCAAGGGTCAACGCATCGGAGTCATCGGCAGCGGCGTCGCCGGCCTCACGGCGGCCTACCTGCTGCAACGCCGTTACGAGGTACTGCTGTTCGAAGCCGACGACAGGCTGGGAGGCCACGCGCACACCCACGACGTCCCGAGCGCGCACGGCGGCACCGTCGGCGTCGACTCCGGGTTCATCGTGCACAACGAGCGTACCTACCCGAACCTGCTCCGCCTGTTCGCCGAACTGGGCGTCGCCACCCGTGACACCGAGATGTCGATGAGCATCCGCTGCGACGGCTGCGGTCTCGAGTACGCCGGTGCCAAGGGCCTGAAAGGCCTGTTCGCCCAGCCACGCAACGTCGCGCGCGGCAGCTATCTGCGGATGCTCGCCGACGTCAAGCGCTTCCACCGGCACGCGAAGCGCGTGCTCGAAGCGCCCGAGGCCGGAGACGTCACCCTCGGCGCCTTCCTCGCGATCGGCGGGTACACGAAGTACTTCGTCGACCACTTCATGCTCCCGGTCGTCTCGACCGTCTGGTCCGCGGACCGCACCGACACCCTGAAGTACCCCGCGCGGTACCTGTTCGAGTTCCTGCGCAACCACGGGATGCTGTCGGTCGGCGGATCCCCGAGGTGGCGCACCGTCGTCGGGGGCTCGCGCGAATACGTCGAACTGGCCGCCAAGCAGCTGACCGCCGTGCATTTGTCGACGCCGGTCCGCTCGGTCGAGCGCACCGCGCGAGGGATCGAGGTCCGCGACGACGCCGACACGCGGCACCGGCTCGACAAGGTCGTCGTGGCCACGCACGCGGACCAGGCGCTGAAGGTGCTCGCTTCGCCGACCGAGGCCGAGCGCGAAATCCTCGGCGCGTTCCGGTACTCCAGCAACGAGGCGTGGCTGCACACCGACACCGGCGTGCTTCCGACGGCGGACTCGGCGCGGGCTGGCTGGAACTACGCCACCCCGTTCTGCGGTGCCGGCCACGGCGCGGTCCAGGTGTCCTACGACATGAACCGCCTGATGCGGCTCGACGAACCGACCGGCTACGTCGTCACGCTCAACCCCGGCACCGAGCCCGAAGCCGGTTCGGTGCTGGCCAAGATGACCTACGAGCACCCCGTCTACACGCCGGAATCCGTGGCCGCCCAGCGGCGTCTGCCCGAGCTCGACGACGACACGGTCGCCTTCGCCGGTGCGTACCACGGCTGGGGGTTCCACGAGGACGGCTGCGCGTCCGGTGTCCGCGCGGCCGAGAACTTCGGGGTGCGCTGGTGA
- a CDS encoding DUF1365 domain-containing protein, translating to MAVLYDSTVAHVRRDAPPISFAHRIYLWFVDLDVPPKLPWWLGPFARFDPRDHFAPEDTSSIRSKLDRWLAARGVDLRGGRVLMLAGARMLGHNFNPITLYWCHRPDGILECVVAEVHNTYGGRHAYLLRPDADGNAFADKEFYVSPFQSMDGEYRMEVPRPESLLSVKIALHRDGRTPLTASLRGVRRPATTKWLAHMLITRPLMPHRVSALIRRHGVKLWLKKAPMTTRTPQTAGGRLDR from the coding sequence ATGGCCGTGCTCTACGACTCCACGGTGGCTCATGTCCGGCGCGACGCCCCGCCGATCTCGTTCGCCCACCGGATCTACCTGTGGTTCGTCGACCTCGACGTGCCGCCGAAGCTGCCGTGGTGGCTGGGCCCCTTCGCGCGCTTCGACCCGCGAGACCACTTCGCGCCCGAGGACACTTCCAGCATCAGGTCCAAATTGGACCGCTGGCTCGCGGCGCGCGGCGTCGACCTCCGCGGCGGGCGGGTGCTGATGCTGGCCGGCGCGCGGATGCTCGGCCACAACTTCAACCCGATCACCCTGTACTGGTGCCACCGGCCCGACGGGATACTCGAATGCGTCGTCGCCGAGGTCCACAACACCTACGGCGGCAGGCACGCGTACCTCCTGCGGCCGGACGCGGACGGGAACGCCTTCGCGGACAAGGAGTTCTACGTCTCGCCGTTCCAGTCGATGGACGGCGAGTACCGGATGGAGGTGCCAAGGCCGGAGTCGCTGCTCTCGGTCAAGATCGCCCTCCACCGGGACGGGCGGACGCCGCTGACCGCGTCGCTGCGCGGCGTGCGGCGGCCCGCCACCACGAAATGGCTGGCGCACATGCTGATCACCCGCCCGCTCATGCCGCACCGGGTCTCCGCGCTGATCCGGCGGCATGGGGTCAAACTGTGGTTGAAGAAGGCGCCGATGACCACGCGGACGCCGCAGACGGCCGGAGGCAGACTTGATCGATGA
- the sigK gene encoding ECF RNA polymerase sigma factor SigK, which produces MAPVPGDGEPAGPTAEDLLVQVAKGDERAFDALYDRLAGPVLGLVRRILRDAAQSEEVTQEVMVELWRTATRYSPERGSALNWAMTLAHRRAVDRVRSARASSDREVKATFEAARARPFDEVSEAVAARWEQSQVRRCLTSLTELQRESVLLAYYQGYTYREVSEVLQTPHGTIKTRLRDGLIRLRDCLGVTA; this is translated from the coding sequence ATGGCGCCCGTACCCGGTGACGGCGAACCGGCCGGACCGACGGCCGAGGATCTGCTCGTCCAGGTCGCGAAGGGCGACGAGCGCGCTTTCGACGCGCTGTACGACCGGCTCGCCGGCCCGGTCCTCGGCCTGGTGCGGCGGATCCTCCGTGACGCCGCGCAGTCCGAAGAGGTCACCCAGGAGGTCATGGTGGAGCTGTGGCGCACGGCCACGCGCTACTCCCCGGAGCGGGGGAGCGCGCTGAACTGGGCCATGACGCTCGCGCATCGCCGTGCGGTCGACCGCGTCCGCTCGGCACGCGCCAGTTCGGATCGCGAGGTCAAGGCGACCTTCGAGGCCGCCCGCGCCCGGCCCTTCGACGAGGTGTCCGAGGCCGTCGCGGCCCGCTGGGAACAGTCGCAGGTGCGCCGCTGTCTCACGAGCTTGACCGAGTTGCAACGGGAATCCGTGTTGCTCGCCTACTACCAGGGCTATACCTATCGCGAGGTCTCAGAGGTGCTGCAGACCCCGCACGGAACCATCAAGACCCGGCTCCGGGACGGCCTGATCAGGCTCCGGGACTGTTTGGGGGTGACGGCATGA
- a CDS encoding anti-sigma factor, producing MTMPEMHTLTGAYAVDALSEVERAQFQRHLAECASCAQEVLELQMTATRLGAALAEDPPPELKRRVLAEAMATRQQPPKTRLGAGERVKDRRRAPRWAIAAVAAAVVGLAGTAVFGGIAYDNHSQLTAARERAAEYADRYAPVADVLSAADLRTGHAETSAGGGGTVMMSRAKDRLVFMAAQLPANEPGRTYQAWLMYPGAAPKPAGLIPGGQDGALLVADGLGGAEKFALSVEQAGGSPTGTPSKDVVMVMSMPT from the coding sequence ATGACCATGCCCGAGATGCACACGCTCACCGGCGCCTACGCCGTCGACGCGCTGTCCGAAGTGGAGCGTGCCCAGTTCCAGCGGCACCTCGCCGAGTGCGCGTCGTGCGCACAAGAGGTCCTCGAACTGCAGATGACCGCGACCCGGCTCGGTGCCGCGCTGGCCGAGGACCCGCCGCCCGAGCTCAAGCGCCGCGTGCTCGCCGAGGCGATGGCGACCAGGCAGCAGCCGCCGAAGACGCGGTTAGGCGCCGGGGAGCGCGTCAAGGACCGGCGGCGCGCCCCGCGCTGGGCGATCGCCGCGGTCGCGGCGGCGGTCGTCGGGCTGGCGGGCACCGCCGTGTTCGGCGGGATCGCCTACGACAACCACTCGCAGCTGACCGCCGCGCGGGAGCGTGCGGCGGAGTACGCGGATCGGTACGCCCCGGTCGCCGACGTCCTCTCGGCCGCCGATCTCCGGACCGGGCACGCCGAGACTTCGGCGGGCGGCGGCGGGACCGTGATGATGTCGCGCGCGAAGGACCGGCTGGTGTTCATGGCGGCGCAGCTGCCGGCGAACGAACCGGGTCGGACCTACCAGGCCTGGCTCATGTACCCGGGTGCCGCGCCCAAGCCCGCCGGGCTCATTCCCGGTGGTCAGGACGGTGCGCTGCTGGTCGCCGACGGGCTCGGCGGGGCCGAGAAGTTCGCGCTCAGCGTCGAACAGGCGGGTGGATCACCGACCGGAACGCCGTCGAAGGACGTCGTCATGGTCATGTCCATGCCGACCTGA